One segment of Methanobrevibacter wolinii SH DNA contains the following:
- a CDS encoding DUF2097 domain-containing protein: MEKEVKMTPDEAVEYIRNNVNVGDTIELSYNRIFAPGEVLSVIGEDPETGEGLRINLQLNGEILNQNIEVDLNEVKDEIVEIRHINDEDDITIEFY; this comes from the coding sequence ATGGAAAAAGAAGTTAAAATGACTCCTGATGAAGCTGTTGAATACATTCGTAATAATGTTAATGTAGGAGATACTATAGAATTATCTTACAACCGTATATTTGCACCAGGTGAAGTTTTAAGTGTTATTGGTGAAGATCCAGAAACAGGTGAAGGATTAAGAATAAACTTACAACTTAATGGTGAAATTTTAAATCAAAACATTGAAGTTGATTTAAATGAAGTTAAAGATGAAATAGTTGAAATACGTCATATTAATGATGAAGATGATATAACTATTGAATTTTATTAA
- a CDS encoding heavy metal translocating P-type ATPase: MTKKKNMDLPIEGMHCASCALSIDKSLNRLDGISDVNVDLNTNRAHFTMDSKEVSMDEIDKTIKNLGFSIRKDEVKLRTKGMHCASCVVSIEKSMSRLNGIFYVNADLTTGIVTVEYDSSQVAVDDMIKVIENLGFEYLGLEGDLNETDEEEIYQEDLNQKRNRIIVGLVFSGILMYIMFNHIMVPYLSMGELSLIISIIPFIYVSYPIVKAGLTGLFHKNLNMDVMYTMGILVAYVSSILGTFNIVLNSSFMLYDTAVMLPSFLMIGRYLEARAKRKTSSSIKSLIGLQPKNAIKIELDENGNILKEEEIPIENIKIGDILLVKPGEKIPADSTVLYGSSYIDESMITGEPVPKIKESGSEIFSGTLNQNGVLKVKAKKIGKDTVLSQIITLVEKAQSSKPPVQGFADKVVGVFIPTIITIAVLVFIIWYFLLGGSLLFSLTTLISILVVACPCALGLATPTAVTVGIGRSAEYGILIKNGETLESSEKVNYAVFDKTGTITQGKPEVVDVLPLKENISEEELLSYIVSIEKNSNHPIANAIVNYGNNKKIEIYNVEDFENVTGKGLKGKINGKNVYAGNKALLKDNNVNISNNDLKEFDEFVSHAKTAIFLGINNEVKGIITLMDKIKPDSKSAMKELHKMGIETYMITGDNNKTAKVVASEVGIDHVISDVLPNEKLDKVRELQKLNNGKVLFVGDGINDAPAITGADIGIAVGGGTDVAMESGDIVLMDGSLENVVASIQLSKKVMTRIKENIFWAFAYNAILIPVAAGILYPNYGILFRPEYAALAMACSSVTVVCLSLLLKSYVPDIKKSKTQT; this comes from the coding sequence ATGACAAAGAAAAAAAATATGGATCTTCCTATTGAAGGTATGCATTGTGCATCATGTGCACTTAGTATAGACAAATCATTAAATCGACTAGATGGTATTAGTGATGTTAATGTAGATTTAAACACTAATAGAGCGCATTTTACTATGGATTCTAAAGAAGTTTCAATGGATGAAATTGATAAAACCATTAAAAATTTAGGATTTAGTATACGTAAAGATGAAGTAAAACTTAGAACTAAAGGTATGCATTGTGCATCTTGTGTAGTGAGTATTGAAAAATCAATGTCTCGTCTTAATGGTATTTTTTATGTAAATGCAGATTTAACTACAGGAATAGTTACAGTAGAATATGATAGTAGTCAAGTTGCAGTAGATGATATGATTAAAGTTATTGAAAATCTTGGTTTTGAATATCTTGGTCTAGAAGGAGATCTTAATGAAACTGATGAAGAAGAAATATACCAAGAAGATCTTAATCAAAAAAGAAATCGTATAATCGTTGGTTTAGTATTTTCTGGAATATTAATGTATATAATGTTTAATCATATAATGGTACCTTATCTTTCAATGGGAGAATTATCATTAATAATATCTATTATACCATTTATATATGTTTCATATCCAATAGTAAAAGCAGGATTAACTGGATTATTCCATAAAAACCTTAATATGGATGTAATGTATACAATGGGTATTCTTGTAGCATATGTTTCAAGTATTCTAGGAACCTTTAATATAGTACTTAATTCAAGTTTCATGTTATATGATACAGCAGTAATGCTTCCATCATTTCTTATGATTGGTAGATATTTAGAAGCAAGAGCTAAAAGAAAAACATCATCATCAATTAAATCTTTAATTGGTCTTCAACCTAAAAATGCAATTAAAATAGAATTAGATGAAAATGGAAATATTCTTAAAGAAGAAGAAATACCAATTGAAAATATTAAAATTGGAGATATATTACTTGTTAAACCTGGTGAAAAAATACCTGCAGATTCTACAGTATTATATGGTAGTTCATATATTGATGAATCTATGATTACAGGTGAACCAGTACCTAAAATTAAAGAAAGTGGTTCTGAGATATTTTCAGGAACTTTAAATCAAAATGGTGTTTTAAAAGTTAAAGCTAAAAAAATTGGAAAAGATACTGTATTATCACAAATAATTACCCTTGTTGAAAAAGCACAATCTTCAAAACCTCCAGTACAAGGATTTGCAGATAAAGTAGTTGGAGTATTTATACCAACAATTATTACAATTGCAGTTCTTGTGTTTATAATATGGTACTTCTTACTTGGAGGAAGTTTATTATTCTCACTTACTACATTAATATCAATATTAGTAGTAGCATGTCCATGTGCATTAGGACTTGCAACACCTACAGCAGTAACTGTAGGTATTGGTAGATCTGCAGAATATGGTATTTTAATTAAAAATGGTGAAACACTTGAAAGTTCTGAAAAAGTAAATTATGCAGTATTTGATAAAACAGGTACAATTACCCAAGGTAAACCTGAAGTCGTTGATGTTTTACCATTAAAAGAAAACATTTCAGAAGAAGAATTATTATCTTATATTGTAAGTATTGAAAAAAATTCAAACCATCCAATTGCAAATGCAATTGTAAATTATGGTAATAATAAAAAAATAGAAATCTATAATGTAGAAGACTTTGAAAATGTTACGGGTAAAGGATTAAAAGGAAAAATCAATGGTAAAAATGTATATGCTGGAAATAAAGCATTACTTAAAGACAATAATGTAAATATTTCCAATAATGATTTAAAAGAATTTGATGAATTTGTATCTCATGCAAAAACTGCTATTTTCCTTGGAATTAATAATGAAGTAAAAGGAATAATAACATTGATGGATAAAATTAAACCAGATTCAAAAAGTGCTATGAAAGAACTTCATAAAATGGGTATTGAAACTTATATGATTACAGGAGATAATAATAAAACAGCTAAAGTTGTAGCATCAGAAGTTGGAATAGACCATGTAATTAGTGATGTACTTCCTAATGAAAAATTAGATAAAGTACGTGAACTTCAAAAATTAAATAATGGAAAAGTACTTTTCGTTGGTGATGGTATTAATGATGCACCAGCAATTACAGGTGCAGATATAGGTATTGCTGTTGGTGGAGGTACTGATGTTGCTATGGAAAGTGGAGATATTGTATTAATGGATGGTAGCCTTGAAAATGTTGTTGCATCTATACAACTTTCAAAAAAAGTAATGACTAGAATTAAAGAAAATATTTTTTGGGCATTTGCATACAATGCAATACTCATTCCTGTTGCTGCAGGAATATTATATCCAAATTATGGTATATTATTCAGACCAGAATATGCAGCACTTGCTATGGCTTGCAGTTCAGTTACAGTAGTATGTCTTTCATTACTTCTTAAATCATATGTTCCAGATATTAAAAAATCTAAAACACAAACTTAA
- a CDS encoding heavy-metal-associated domain-containing protein: MANEKKEFKVVGMHCPSCVNAVELSLTDVDGIDSAKASLEDNNVIIDYDASKVSDKDIEYAVEEAGFKVE; encoded by the coding sequence ATGGCTAACGAAAAAAAAGAATTTAAAGTTGTAGGAATGCATTGTCCTAGTTGTGTAAATGCTGTTGAATTATCACTTACTGATGTTGATGGTATTGATTCTGCAAAAGCAAGTTTAGAAGACAATAATGTAATCATTGATTATGATGCAAGTAAAGTTTCTGATAAAGATATTGAATATGCAGTTGAAGAAGCTGGATTTAAAGTAGAATAA